A genomic region of Fusarium oxysporum Fo47 chromosome VI, complete sequence contains the following coding sequences:
- a CDS encoding autophagy-related protein 13-domain-containing protein, with protein sequence MHQQPRGPARVSSPGATHHPTIPSRSNSTREAALGSRPRAGSNAAGRDTPSSPTIGDMPTPAPPADSIKKLDQIVQNFYAKAAVLVLDSRIKSKPARGANGGRKPNKWFQIETDEIDDFRDELKIWKTCGSFDNPPPPMVIEVYLDTSRLKDSQSLVIVDEAGKRWDVMEQLNSSGSSTDSSSGASRRNNEVIIERWRVELKYSGVIPTDFGPILPTIYKKAIVFFRSLFITTRLLPAWKFASQGPAKNSHPALIPRCRIRLSQSDRSRNDQLRLPIDGRPDPVTEYMFGDLEVPVGRLSTTVTYRNDCNFRVDDSEALLSSRFMGVDENFFRPSIPPLNDQSRAQMTEAGSLRDNRSRPNLSDMQQAYGSLSTFHTNVPMGTSPISALRSVRPPGSDTSSPPESLPAQNSVGGPSSLPVRQSAARPPLRTTEGSSRRPSVSFQPFKAGSLSGSPVPRQIDPEPASPQTSTRPGIPSLKQAGNRTSLTAGMPASLRGGPPPSASTDPAVASSPRPASTSRYSSSFTHRRGRLSFGGASRAGDDEQGSSGRQSLASSVAQPGSDLLDEVAGTSSDSLQNDHKHLSDFISALDSKKTLKSFGPSKKGESATNKTVAQLSRFHQMRDSNNALTDSMTSSVQMQRSSSSSSRQLTSVPGMTAPASVSASSSPGKPLSPHTPHTPAIPSRLSENSIIDYTGQGRITSRQGRASDNNPAPGTIRENTVTQDGTTAIDIPLSPRLATYERRASSVALHNRSMADEDEPDSAFAHRSISLGADDREPPTLSILLGRQMQLEGGSTQRGSDELKPAAEIETSDTPGMMQRGLSEENPPEGLIPTAASSSPFGRRRYMGMASHKQTPPQSSRGSFTGSITRQVRGDDDSINEEPLVFDLSEMDPQGRRSIEEARSGAHGATNATSDKGGYESRGASRRGW encoded by the exons ATGCATCAACAACCCCGTGGCCCAGCCCGGGTGTCATCCCCAGGTGCAACGCACCATCCAACCATTCCATCTCGATCCAACAGCACCAGAGAAGCTGCATTGGGATCCCGACCTCGAGCTGGCTCTAATGCTGCTGGTAGAGACACACCCAGCTCGCCAACTATTGGAGATATGCCGACACCAGCGCCTCCAGCCGACtcgatcaagaagctcgatcAAATAGTACAG AACTTCTATGCAAAGGCAGCCGTACTCGTCCTCGACTCACGCATCAAATCCAAGCCTGCGCGCGGGGCCAACGGTGGGCGGAAACCCAACAAATGG TTCCAAATAGAGAcggatgagattgatgacTTTCGAGATGAGCTCAAGATCTGGAAGACTTGCGGTAGCTTCGATAACCCCCCTCCTCCAATGGTCATCGAGGTCTATCTAGATACCTCTCGATTAAAAGACAGTCAGAGTCTAGTCAtcgttgatgaggctggcAAGAGATGGGATGTGATGGAACAGCTGAACTCATCCGGTTCCTCTACCGATAGCTCGTCTGGCGCATCCCGGAGAAACAACGAGGTTATCATTGAGAGGTGGCGAGTCGAGCTCAAGTACTCAGGCGTAATACCCACGGACTTTGGCCCGATCCTACCCACCATCTACAAGAAGGCCATTGTTTTCTTCCGGTCTCTTTTCATCACGACTCGCCTTCTTCCAGCATGGAAGTTTGCCAGCCAAGGTCCCGCCAAGAACTCACACCCGGCGCTTATTCCACGATGCCGAATACGTTTATCTCAGTCTGATCGCTCACGTAATGATCAGCTGCGTCTTCCCATTGACGGCAGACCAGACCCCGTGACGGAGTACATGTTTGGCGATTTAGAGGTGCCCGTTGGACGACTAAGCACTACTGTCACCTATCGCAATGATTGCAATTTCCGCGTGGATGACTCTGAGGCTCTACTGAGTTCTCGTTTCATGGGAGTGGACGAGAACTTTTTCCGACCTTCCATTCCACCGCTGAATGACCAGTCAAGAGCGCAGATGACGGAGGCAGGGTCACTGCGTGACAACCGCTCGCGTCCAAACTTGAGTGATATGCAGCAGGCATATGGAAGTCTTTCAACGTTTCACACTAATGTCCCAATGGGGACCAGCCCAATCTCGGCTTTGAGATCGGTGCGACCACCAGGCTCCGACACAAGCTCACCCCCAGAGTCTCTGCCAGCACAGAATAGTGTGGGTGGTCCAAGCTCTTTGCCAGTACGTCAAAGTGCAGCACGACCTCCTTTGCGAACGACCGAGGGCTCAAGCCGGCGTCCTTCAGTATCTTTTCAGCCTTTCAAGGCGGGCTCGCTCTCGGGCTCGCCTGTCCCAAGGCAGATTGATCCTGAGCCGGCTTCTCCTCAAACGTCGACTCGTCCAGGTATTCCTTCCCTTAAGCAAGCAGGAAACCGAACATCTCTTACTGCTGGTATGCCAGCTTCTCTGCGGGGTGGTCCTCCTCCTTCGGCATCTACAGACCCTGCTGTTGCCAGCTCCCCGCGACCAGCATCGACTAGTCGCTATAGTAGCAGTTTCACACATCGCCGTGGTCGTCTATCTTTTGGAGGAGCCAGCAGGGCTGGTGATGACGAGCAGGGCAGCAGTGGCAGGCAGAGTTTGGCCTCATCGGTGGCACAGCCAGGATCTGACCTCCTGGATGAGGTCGCAGGAACCAGCTCAGACTCGCTCCAGAACGACCATAAACACCTCTCAGACTTTATCAGCGCACTGGACAGTAAAAAGACCTTGAAAAGCTTTGGTCCCTCAAAGAAAGGTGAATCAGCAACAAACAAGACTGTGGCGCAACTATCGCGCTTTCATCAAATGAGGGACTCTAATAACGCGCTCACGGATTCGATGACATCGTCTGTACAAATGCAGAGGTCATCGAGCTCATCCAGTCGACAATTGACGAGTGTGCCTGGGATGACTGCACCAGCTTCTGTGTCTGCTTCGTCGTCTCCTGGGAAGCCACTCTCACCTCATACACCCCACACGCCAGCAATTCCGTCAAGGTTGAGCGAGAACTCGATTATTGATTACACTGGCCAAGGACGAATTACTTCACGTCAGGGGCGAGCATCTGATAATAACCCTGCACCAGGGACGATCAGAGAGAATACGGTTACACAAGATGGAACGACAGCCATCGACATTCCATTGTCACCTCGGCTAGCAACGTATGAGCGAAGGGCGAGCTCTGTTGCACTCCACAATCGGTCGATGGCGGATGAAGATGAGCCTGACTCCGCCTTTGCGCACCGATCTATCAGCTTAGGTGCTGATGATAGAGAACCACCTACTCTAAGCATCTTGCTGGGTAGGCAGATGCAGCTTGAGGGAGGGTCAACTCAAAGGGGATCGGATGAACTCAAACCAGCTGCTGAAATCGAGACTTCTGACACGCCAGGGATGATGCAGCGCGGTCTGTCAGAAGAGAACCCTCCTGAGGGACTGATACCGACAGCAGCGTCTAGCTCACCTTTTGGTAGAAGGCGGTATATGGGTATGGCTTCACATAAGCAGACACCGCCGCAATCATCGCGTGGAAGCTTTACCGGATCTATCACCAGACAGGTCCGGGGTGACGATGACTCGATTAACGAGGAGCCTCTGGTCTTTGACCTGTCAGAAATGGATCCGCAGGGTCGGCGAAGCATCGAAGAAGCCCGCAGCGGCGCCCATGGGGCTACAAATGCTACATCAGATAAGGGAGGATATGAAAGCCGTGGTGCTTCAAGACGGGGTTGGTGA